In Silene latifolia isolate original U9 population chromosome X, ASM4854445v1, whole genome shotgun sequence, the following proteins share a genomic window:
- the LOC141617178 gene encoding uncharacterized protein LOC141617178 produces MARGRPPRAGEPPAFTTSVDNSIVAVKDVTDEPVPLPFGKAPQTETASDSGTKKTSLVGTTLKTYSQVLKNSSKGMNLSFFPVVDSSVNIEEEDIVKEVEYWKTTLMGTVLGRFASAEDMEKIRSDTWNVNGFPLVFKSWSPTVVDELNVTHVPVWVLFHNLDPCFWSKAGLSKVASAVGNPICADEHTTNKSKLAFARILIDVGYTKDRCNPAGKPKAKAKTVYRPKQPKQSVESQQVVDVPSSSTTTGSPQKTPEKKKSPVKKTAATKLSNRFSALQDGNLIEPVPPPESVSGVASEVDSGGEHTVCEVEDKVQEAHQFLLDNKVECGALIETHVKHTTIKDVSSRFSHYQLVHNNDMHYNGRIWIFWNPVAVALTVLHKSAQHIHCSLLHIASQKHIEVTFVYAFNARLDRRGIWTHLQSISSQVSVPWLCFGDFNVVLNMDERLGSSHVQLADMAEFSQWAKLDRVLASPQWFASRHSTATFLNAGVSDQSPCLVNVDGMASPCRSNFKYLNCWALSPQFRDTVHRGWSSYYYGGHIVSLFQKLKRLKSGLRKLHTSSFTNLTDKVATCKSTLKHCQDKLSCSPLDSTLLREEKVLVQEYLQVKKAEMQVLYQRAKVQHIQLGDLSTEYFYSKISARKVRNNIGSILDEAGRQCTGSHEVAQGFLAYYNSLLGTSTSVLPLPSHLFLHDTVPPKCYSKILANRLKQVLDSIFGPEHAAFVADRDIFDNTMLAHKLVSKYGRAYLTPRCLLKVDIRKAFDSVNWTFLKDYMLYLNFPSVFVDWIMACITSPHYSLLINGEVQGFFPGKCGLRGDLASVKAVADCLDLFSTLSGLAVNLAKTDLYFGGVAADIKTLILATTGFSEGQSIWSAKQTISNSWYWNNVVKMKDLLLGLAGSPSLALQLLERCTSHMRYDTNVVYDLVRIRRAPVTWHSFVHGKGCHPKYSFTGLMVMTDSLPTVAKLITRGLHLVNRCVLCKCCMEDLHHVFFNCPYFRSGKQKACLMASFYFIRKERNSRIFQGTKSSTDSLCIVIKRPLKMPPKKLTAYIQATEMTVDEVARKIEQQDTLLDALKNMGNGGEKPVDATHLSTIIARFNPSTYEGTEEPKLLDNWHREMESLLEVVKCSAELAVEQVA; encoded by the exons ATGGCCCGCGGCCGGCCGCCGAGGGCAGGGGAGCCTCCTGCTTTCACTACTTCTGTGGACAACTCTATTGTGGCCGTTAAAGATGTGACTGATGAGCCTGTTCCACTGCCTTTTGGCAAGGCTCCACAAACGGAGACTGCATCGGATTCTGGGACGAAGAAGACTTCTCTTGTGGGTACTACTTTGAAAACTTATTCTCAGGTTTTGAAGAATTCCTCGAAAGGTATGAATCTTTCCTTCTTTCCCGTGGTTGACTCCTCTGTTAATATTGAGGAAGAGGATATTGTGAAAGAGGTCGAATATTGGAAAACTACTCTTATGGGCACTGTTCTGGGTAG GTTTGCTAGTGCGGAAGACATGGAGAAAATTCGTTCTGACACATGGAATGTGAATGGCTTTCCTCTAGTTTTTAAGTCGTGGAGCCCTACAGTGGTGGATGAGTTAAATGTTACTCATGTTCCTGTGTGGGTGCTGTTTCACAATCTTGACCCTTGTTTTTGGTCGAAAGCCGGCTTGAGTAAGGTTGCTAGTGCAGTTGGCAACCCTATTTGTGCTGATGAACACACCACCAACAAAAGCAAGTTGGCCTTTGCTAGAATTTTGATTGAT GTAGGGTATACTAAGGATAGATGCAATCCTGCTGGTAAACCCAAAGCTAAGGCTAAGACTGTTTACAGGCCCAAACAACCCAAACAATCTGTGGAATCTCAGCAGGTAGTTGATGTGCCATCTTCTTCAACTACTACTGGGAGTCCCCAAAAAACTCCTGAGAAGAAGAAATCACCTGTGAAGAAGACTGCTGCCACAAAACTTTCAAATAGATTTTCTGCTCTTCAGGATGGTAATCTTATTGAGCCAGTTCCACCTCCTGAGTCTGTTTCTGGAGTTGCTTCTGAAGTTGACTCTGGGGGTGAACACACTGTCTGTGAGGTTGAAGATAAAGTG CAAGAGGCTCATCAATTCTTGCTGGATAATAAGGTGGAATGTGGGGCTTTAATTGAGACTCATGTTAAGCACACAACCATCAAGGATGTTAGTAGTAGGTTTTCTCACTACCAACTAGTTCATAATAATGATATGCATTATAATGGTCGTATATGGATCTTTTGGAACCCTGTTGCTGTAGCTCTCACAGTTCTCCATAAGTCTGCTCAACATATACATTGTTCTTTACTTCATATTGCTTCCCAAAAGCATATTGAGGTTACTTTTGTGTATGCTTTTAATGCCAGACTTGATAGAAGGGGGATTTGGACACATCTTCAATCCATTTCCTCTCAGGTGTCAGTGCCTTGGTTATGTTTTGGGGACTTTAATGTTGTCTTAAATATGGATGAAAGGTTGGGCTCTTCCCATGTCCAATTAGCTGACATGGCTGAGTTTAGCCA GTGGGCAAAGCTGGATAGAGTTTTGGCTTCTCCTCAGTGGTTTGCTAGTCGCCATTCTACTGCAACTTTCCTGAATGCAGGAGTCTCTGATCAGTCTCCTTGCCTGGTAAATGTTGATGGTATGGCTTCTCCTTGCAGATCTAATTTTAAATATCTGAACTGCTGGGCCCTCTCCCCTCAGTTCCGGGATACAGTGCACAGGGGTTGGAGCTCATATTATTATGGTGGGCATATTGTCTCTTTGTTCCAGAAACTTAAGAGGCTTAAGAGTGGTTTAAGGAAACTTCACACCTCCTCCTTTACCAATCTTACTGACAAAGTGGCAACTTGTAAATCTACTCTTAAGCATTGTCAGGACAAACTCAGCTGTTCTCCCTTGGATTCTACTCTTCTTAGGGAGGAGAAGGTCTTGGTGCAGGAGTATCTTCAGGTTAAGAAAGCTGAGATGCAAGTCCTTTATCAAAGGGCAAAAGTTCAGCATATCCAACTTGGGGATCTCAGTACTGAATACTTCTACTCTAAGATCTCAGCCAGGAAAGTTAGAAATAATATTGGTAGCATCCTTGATGAAGCTGGTAGACAATGCACTGGTTCTCATGAGGTTGCTCAGGGGTTTCTTGCATACTATAACTCTTTGCTGGGCACTTCTACTTCAGTTTTGCCTTTGCCATCCCATTTATTTCTTCATGATACAGTGCCTCCAAAAT GTTATAGTAAAATACTTGCCAATAGACTGAAGCAAGTCCTGGACTCCATTTTTGGCCCTGAACATGCTGCATTTGTGGCTGACAGAGATATTTTCGATAATACTATGCTAGCCCACAAGCTTGTTTCTAAATATGGTCGTGCCTATCTCACTCCTAGATGTCTATTAAAGGTAGACATCAGGAAAGCTTTTGACTCTGTCAATTGGACCTTTCTTAAGGATTATATGCTCTATCTTAACTTTCCTTCTGTTTTTGTGGACTGGATAATGGCCTGTATTACCTCTCCTCACTACTCCTTGTTGATCAATGGTGAGGTTCAAGGATTCTTTCCTGGAAAATGTGGTCTTAG AGGTGATCTAGCATCTGTGAAAGCTGTTGCTGATTGCCTTGATCTTTTCAGTACCCTCTCTGGACTGGCTGTAAACCTTGCTAAGACTGACCTTTATTTTGGAGGTGTTGCAGCTGATATCAAAACTCTTATCTTGGCTACTACTGGTTTCAGTGAGG GACAGAGTATTTGGTCAGCCAAACAAACTATTTCTAACTCTTGGTATTGGAACAATGTGGTTAAGATGAAGGATCTTCTCCTTGGACTAGCTGGCTCTCCCTCCCTAGCCTTGCAGCTGCTTGAGAGGTGTACTTCTCATATGAGGTATGATACTAATGTTGTCTATGATCTGGTAAGAATCAGGCGTGCACCTGTCACTTGGCATTCATTTGTCCATGGCAAAGGTTGTCATCCTAAATATTCATTTACTGGTCTGATGGTCATGACTGATAGCCTCCCTACTGTGGCTAAGCTGATTACTCGTGGATTGCATCTGGTTAATCGTTGTGTGCTCTGTAAATGCTGTATGGAAGACTTGCATCATGTATTCTTCAACTGTCCTTACTTCAG ATCTGGCAAACAAAAGGCATGCTTGATGGCTTCCTTTTATTTTATACGGAAGGAACGGAATTCTAGGATTTTTCAGGGGACTAAGTCCTCAACTGATTCTCTTTGTATTGTTATTAAGCGCCCT ctcaaaatgccgccaaagaagTTAACAGCATACATCCAAGCCACTGAGATGACTGTGGATGAGGTCGCCCGTAAGATTGAGCAGCAGGATACACTCCTGGACGCTCTTAAGAATATGGGAAATGGAGGTGAGAAACCGGTGGACGCAACCCATTTAAGcaccatcattgctcgcttcaacccttcGACTTATGAGGGCACTGAAGAGCCTAAGCTGCTCGATAACTGGCACCGCGAGATGGAGAGTCTTCTTGAGGTTGTGAAGTGTTCGGCGGAGTTGGCGGTCGAACAGGTGGCGTAA